A window of Shewanella mesophila contains these coding sequences:
- a CDS encoding lipocalin-like domain-containing protein, whose amino-acid sequence MSYCTKLLTSMLLLTLIGCDSPADTHNSAMGGLMGETTSDFTQVLPDKEIRFPSDHLAHDGFRQEWWYLTANLTIETGAPLGLQWTQFRIALSAEAPKSSSNWASNQLYMAHSAITTGKHHQAEERWSRGQPQLAGVSAVPLTIELDNWRWQSQDEELFPATLDVAGDSVNYSLRLTTSAPYQLQGEGGYSVKSADASVASYYYSQPFIDVSGRVMLDGKFVQVSGKAWLDREWSSQFLTRQQQGWDWFALRLDDGSTLMLFQLRGDVQEASSKHFYSGRRMYADGRGETITSNDISMTPTAWQTIDGKTYPVEWQIRIDNQAIELQISPLNPNAKMPLSITYWEGPVSIEGSHTGSGYMELTGY is encoded by the coding sequence ATGAGTTATTGCACCAAGTTACTCACCAGCATGCTGCTATTGACCTTGATTGGCTGCGATTCACCAGCAGACACTCACAACTCAGCTATGGGCGGCTTAATGGGTGAAACGACGAGCGATTTTACTCAAGTGCTGCCCGATAAAGAGATCCGCTTTCCAAGTGATCATCTAGCCCATGATGGTTTTCGCCAAGAGTGGTGGTACTTAACCGCTAATCTCACCATCGAAACAGGCGCTCCCTTAGGACTGCAGTGGACTCAATTTCGTATTGCCTTATCAGCTGAGGCGCCTAAATCAAGCTCAAACTGGGCGAGTAACCAGCTCTATATGGCTCACAGCGCTATAACTACAGGTAAGCATCATCAAGCCGAAGAGCGCTGGTCTCGAGGTCAGCCGCAACTGGCCGGTGTATCCGCGGTGCCGCTAACGATAGAACTCGATAACTGGCGCTGGCAGAGCCAAGACGAGGAACTGTTTCCTGCCACGCTCGATGTTGCAGGCGATAGTGTTAATTACTCGCTTAGGCTAACCACCAGCGCGCCTTATCAACTGCAGGGAGAAGGCGGCTACAGTGTAAAAAGCGCCGATGCGAGTGTCGCCTCTTACTACTACAGCCAACCCTTTATCGATGTCAGCGGCCGAGTGATGCTTGATGGCAAATTCGTTCAGGTATCGGGCAAGGCGTGGCTCGACAGAGAATGGAGTTCGCAGTTTCTCACAAGACAACAGCAGGGCTGGGACTGGTTTGCCTTGCGCCTAGATGACGGCTCAACCTTAATGCTGTTTCAGCTCAGGGGTGATGTTCAAGAGGCATCCAGCAAGCACTTCTACAGTGGCAGACGCATGTACGCCGATGGACGTGGTGAGACCATTACCTCCAATGACATAAGTATGACTCCCACCGCTTGGCAAACGATTGATGGTAAAACCTACCCTGTGGAGTGGCAGATCCGTATCGACAACCAAGCCATTGAGCTGCAGATATCACCGCTCAACCCCAATGCCAAGATGCCGCTTTCTATCACTTATTGGGAAGGGCCAGTTTCAATCGAAGGTAGCCATACTGGCTCGGGCTATATGGAACTTACCGGATATTAA
- a CDS encoding response regulator, which yields MDNATILVVDDTPENIDILVGILGGDYKVKVAIDGPKALALANKSAPDLILLDVMMPGMNGYEVCQRLKQDPLTSHIPVIFVTALAEVADETQGFELGAVDYITKPVSAPVVKARVKTHLALYDQKRLLEEEVKSRTKELEETRFEIIRRLGRAAEYKDNETGLHVIRMSHYAKLLAQQAGLPDKFCELIYNAAPMHDIGKIGTPDSILKKPAKLDKDEWIEMQRHAEIGAEIIGDHNDPLLEMAKRIALSHHEKWDGSGYPNGLSGEDIPLEGRIVAIADVFDALTSIRPYKKAWTIEDTMNLIESESGKHFDPDLVVHFSAILDEAVKIRDAHNESE from the coding sequence ATGGACAATGCTACGATTCTGGTTGTAGATGACACCCCTGAAAATATCGATATTTTGGTTGGGATTTTAGGGGGGGATTATAAGGTCAAAGTGGCCATTGATGGCCCGAAAGCTTTAGCGCTGGCAAACAAGAGCGCCCCCGATCTCATCTTGCTTGATGTGATGATGCCAGGCATGAACGGCTATGAAGTGTGTCAACGCCTTAAGCAAGATCCCCTAACGAGTCATATTCCCGTTATTTTCGTTACCGCATTAGCCGAGGTTGCCGATGAGACCCAAGGGTTTGAACTTGGCGCGGTCGATTACATCACTAAGCCAGTAAGTGCACCCGTAGTAAAGGCTCGAGTAAAAACTCATTTAGCGTTGTATGATCAAAAACGTTTGTTAGAAGAGGAGGTTAAATCTCGGACGAAAGAGCTCGAAGAGACTCGTTTTGAGATCATCCGTCGACTTGGACGGGCGGCTGAATACAAGGATAATGAAACGGGTTTGCATGTTATACGCATGAGCCATTATGCCAAGCTATTAGCACAGCAAGCAGGCTTACCCGATAAGTTCTGTGAACTTATTTACAATGCGGCGCCGATGCACGATATAGGTAAAATAGGTACACCAGATTCAATTTTGAAAAAGCCTGCTAAGTTAGATAAAGATGAATGGATAGAGATGCAACGCCACGCCGAAATAGGTGCAGAGATCATCGGCGATCATAATGATCCTTTACTTGAAATGGCCAAAAGAATTGCCCTTAGTCATCATGAAAAATGGGATGGTTCTGGTTATCCTAATGGATTGTCGGGAGAAGATATTCCATTAGAGGGACGTATAGTGGCGATTGCCGATGTATTTGATGCACTCACCTCCATTCGGCCTTATAAGAAAGCATGGACAATTGAAGACACCATGAACTTAATCGAGAGTGAGTCGGGCAAGCATTTTGATCCTGATCTGGTGGTCCATTTTAGCGCCATTTTAGATGAAGCGGTAAAAATCCGTGATGCCCATAACGAATCTGAATAG
- a CDS encoding ABC transporter permease, protein MNNPNIKGSLLTLKVFLAHYRQSPLQAGAIIIGIILAVTLLTGVRATNENAINSYSNATELLSQQAKWIITPRPQDVLDEQRYFELRQMGIYHSLAVVQGWISDSNQQRWQVQGSDLIAAITASVNHSTDSDHTTPIARSPLPLNRVIAGEPIVLMSQSSADTLGSNTLTLAEHTLEIVTIDDSFNLGNRLLMDISLAQQVLNKPNQISYIAIFSDISNRQIQLENWLSDKGNLSQSDNGDSMKALTNSFHLNLTAMSLLAFIVGLFIAYNGVRYSLLKRKRLITQLQQQGIMKRSIMLALTGELLLLVLLGSIIGFILGLQLSYWLQPMVSVTLEQLYGANILPGIWRWQWLLQATILTFVAALLACSSLFSELIRQPLAQGHGQFNLQSNARKTQKRQLICAILLGLIALIFMPISQDYRITMALLGLVVLSIPLCLPWLLQHLILLIEKISPKGLIGYQIAETKELIPPLSLAMMAMLLALTANISMNSLVGSFEITLKQWLNARLHADLYLRPPKSQVSEITAALSQDKQVTGIYKQWFTTTQYQQTPINLITRDRYSIEHTTVIKKAQPNLWQHFFAQAPSEKTLSDQEPYVQTIALVSEPFAIKHQMQLGDTIKVAALGDTKLTIGAIYYDYGNPYGEVIISPALWKRADLGSTPLSLAITYRGDFDAYGIQLQQQFDLPEILIYSQARIKAQAIEMFKRTFSITQVLNSLTLLVAAVGLFSACYMLTQARMAPIARLYTLGVNRRQLTLMVTSQMLLMVILTCLVALPTGAILGYLLIHKVTLQAFGWSIAMVWDWQAYFEIVLLALIASALAVAFPLYQQTRRPLISSLQSDVL, encoded by the coding sequence ATGAATAATCCCAACATCAAAGGCAGCCTGTTAACTCTTAAGGTGTTCTTAGCTCACTATCGCCAATCACCGCTGCAAGCCGGGGCGATCATTATTGGGATCATTTTGGCCGTCACCCTATTAACAGGGGTGCGTGCTACCAATGAGAACGCGATAAACAGTTATAGCAATGCCACCGAACTCCTGAGCCAACAAGCAAAATGGATCATCACACCTCGCCCACAAGATGTATTAGACGAGCAACGCTATTTTGAGCTTAGGCAGATGGGGATTTACCACAGCTTAGCCGTGGTTCAGGGCTGGATAAGTGATAGTAACCAGCAACGCTGGCAGGTTCAGGGCAGTGATTTAATCGCCGCGATAACCGCCTCAGTAAATCACTCGACTGATAGCGACCACACTACCCCCATTGCTCGGTCGCCTTTACCCCTTAACCGAGTGATCGCTGGTGAGCCGATTGTACTCATGAGTCAATCTAGCGCCGATACACTCGGCAGTAACACATTGACGCTAGCCGAGCATACCTTAGAAATTGTCACCATCGATGACAGTTTTAATCTAGGCAATCGTCTATTAATGGATATTTCGCTGGCGCAGCAAGTGTTAAACAAGCCTAACCAAATCAGTTATATCGCTATTTTTAGCGATATAAGCAACAGACAAATCCAGCTGGAAAATTGGCTCAGCGATAAAGGAAATCTTAGTCAGAGTGACAACGGCGACAGCATGAAGGCACTGACCAACAGCTTTCATCTCAACCTCACCGCCATGAGCCTACTCGCCTTTATCGTGGGGCTTTTTATCGCTTACAACGGTGTGCGTTACAGCCTGCTTAAACGCAAACGCCTCATCACTCAGCTGCAACAGCAAGGGATCATGAAACGGTCGATCATGCTGGCGCTCACTGGCGAGCTATTGTTGTTAGTGCTACTTGGGTCGATCATTGGCTTTATCTTAGGCTTGCAGCTCAGTTATTGGCTGCAACCTATGGTCTCTGTGACCTTAGAACAGCTTTATGGCGCGAATATTTTACCAGGGATCTGGCGCTGGCAATGGCTATTGCAGGCCACAATCTTAACCTTTGTCGCCGCTTTGCTCGCTTGTAGTTCACTATTTTCCGAGTTGATAAGGCAACCCTTAGCGCAAGGTCATGGTCAGTTTAACCTACAGAGCAACGCCAGAAAGACGCAAAAACGGCAATTAATTTGCGCTATTTTACTGGGCTTAATTGCACTCATTTTTATGCCCATCAGCCAAGATTACCGTATTACCATGGCGCTGCTGGGCTTAGTCGTCTTAAGTATTCCGCTCTGCTTACCTTGGCTGTTGCAGCATCTAATTCTGCTTATCGAGAAGATTAGCCCTAAAGGGCTTATTGGTTATCAGATTGCCGAAACCAAGGAGCTTATCCCGCCGTTATCTCTCGCCATGATGGCCATGCTACTGGCGCTGACGGCGAACATTTCGATGAATAGCCTAGTGGGAAGTTTTGAGATCACCTTAAAACAATGGCTCAACGCTAGGCTACATGCGGATCTTTATCTGCGTCCACCTAAGAGTCAAGTGAGCGAAATCACCGCCGCTCTGTCGCAAGATAAACAGGTTACGGGGATCTATAAACAGTGGTTTACCACCACTCAATATCAGCAAACGCCGATAAATTTAATTACCCGCGATCGCTATTCAATCGAGCACACTACGGTGATCAAAAAGGCACAGCCAAACCTTTGGCAGCACTTTTTTGCTCAGGCTCCATCGGAAAAAACGTTATCGGATCAAGAACCATATGTACAAACGATAGCTTTGGTGAGTGAGCCATTTGCGATAAAACATCAAATGCAATTGGGAGACACCATTAAAGTGGCGGCGCTGGGCGATACAAAGCTCACCATTGGTGCCATTTACTATGACTACGGCAATCCTTATGGCGAGGTGATCATCTCCCCAGCTCTGTGGAAGCGAGCAGATCTTGGCTCGACGCCCTTAAGCTTAGCGATAACCTATCGAGGTGATTTCGACGCCTACGGCATACAGTTACAGCAACAATTTGATCTACCTGAGATCCTGATTTATAGCCAAGCTCGGATAAAAGCCCAGGCGATAGAGATGTTTAAACGCACTTTTTCTATCACCCAAGTGCTCAACAGCTTAACCTTACTGGTCGCAGCCGTAGGACTATTTAGCGCCTGCTATATGTTAACTCAAGCCCGTATGGCTCCCATTGCACGCTTATACACCTTAGGGGTTAACCGTCGCCAGCTCACCCTTATGGTCACCAGTCAGATGTTACTCATGGTGATATTGACCTGCTTGGTCGCCCTGCCCACTGGAGCGATATTAGGTTACCTGTTAATCCATAAAGTGACCCTACAGGCCTTCGGCTGGAGCATCGCCATGGTCTGGGATTGGCAGGCCTATTTTGAAATAGTGCTGCTAGCACTGATTGCCAGCGCCCTTGCGGTCGCCTTTCCACTGTATCAGCAGACAAGACGCCCATTAATCAGTAGCCTACAGAGTGATGTACTATGA
- a CDS encoding chaperone NapD, with the protein MNLEYHVTSLVVHAAPNAVTQVRNEIDALIGADIHAVTDEGKFVVTLEGETQASILSNVEAINALNGVLSSSLVYHQVEPIEEKSEETP; encoded by the coding sequence ATGAATCTGGAATATCATGTTACAAGCTTGGTAGTGCACGCTGCTCCCAACGCGGTAACCCAAGTAAGAAATGAGATCGACGCTTTAATTGGCGCCGATATCCATGCCGTTACCGACGAAGGTAAGTTTGTGGTCACCCTAGAGGGTGAAACTCAAGCATCTATACTGAGTAACGTCGAAGCCATCAACGCCCTTAACGGGGTGTTATCAAGCAGTCTTGTCTATCACCAAGTTGAACCAATAGAAGAAAAGAGTGAGGAAACACCATGA
- a CDS encoding ABC transporter ATP-binding protein translates to MDTSVVSLDNISKGFTDGDKFHRVLDDVVLKLNHADTVALTGPSGCGKSTLLNIIAGFEPPTSGTLSILGQISTHWSDTDWSQFRHQQLGVVFQQFNLLTPLNVEDNIAFPLHLNGDRWNNWCDHLVDNLGLRPLLKRHVETLSGGQQQRVAIARALAHKPALLLADEPTGNLDQTTSLEVMGLICALAAEHDTSILMVTHSQECADFMQRRWHLDLGKIHE, encoded by the coding sequence ATGGATACAAGCGTCGTTAGCTTAGACAATATCTCTAAAGGGTTTACCGATGGCGATAAATTTCATCGCGTTCTTGATGATGTCGTCCTCAAACTCAATCATGCCGACACTGTAGCCCTTACAGGCCCAAGTGGCTGTGGTAAAAGTACCCTACTCAATATCATTGCTGGATTTGAACCACCGACATCAGGCACCTTATCAATACTGGGGCAAATCTCGACACATTGGAGTGATACCGACTGGAGCCAGTTTCGTCATCAACAGCTTGGAGTGGTATTCCAACAATTTAATCTGCTAACGCCGCTCAATGTCGAAGATAACATTGCCTTCCCGCTTCATCTTAATGGCGATCGTTGGAACAACTGGTGCGATCATCTCGTTGACAACTTAGGCTTACGCCCCCTGCTCAAACGGCACGTGGAGACCCTGTCTGGCGGTCAACAGCAGCGAGTAGCGATAGCCCGAGCCCTAGCCCATAAACCCGCATTGCTCCTAGCCGACGAACCTACGGGTAACTTAGATCAAACCACCAGCCTAGAGGTGATGGGGTTAATCTGTGCCCTTGCAGCCGAACATGACACTAGCATTCTAATGGTGACTCACAGCCAAGAATGCGCCGACTTTATGCAACGACGTTGGCATTTAGATCTTGGCAAAATACATGAATAA
- a CDS encoding PAS domain S-box protein: MDMSRLRTFRSRILSHIALPLIAIMAIVFSINAWFNYQAEEKYIYDDLAKQADNAARRMQFFLSTAAKDTKAIADLLSDIDNEQLFGDDQKLRQLLTRRLALHPDFYGSAIAFQKNKVQGRNLYAPYVYREKENINVLDIGVDGYDYTDGKWDWWSKAIDNINGYWSAPYFDEGAGNILMITYSYPFGSALPYDGVLTVDLALDVIPQMTGIPPERIVIIDDSGRLIFHENQSLLLAQGTEAWLAKSNDNQLFVDLFNAGKEGSSLLLDSEGNTFLASVGVVPTLGWRVIIMTPEDQLYNQFFSGSSSLTLNLLLIVIVLLLTSYFTARRLTRPIEELEEGIVAFAAGSAKRIEKPGGAVSEIVTLTNKFNDMAGVLEEREQALLDSRGNRFAKLIDGMSDKSFYCSLEPDGQIAQVSAGVEKVLGVTPDLLKRKYQRMFSDNPLNEQNWEYMDRALKGESVPPHQVEMLDARGKLRQLDLFMQPLVSDSQELLSVEMLFNDVTEQFSAAAWSNAVLESAPEAMLIVDERGQIVFTNTRCQTLFGYDEQQMLSMSVDKLVPEYARDKHPEFRSKFVASGQDRKMGLGAGAELMGLKADGSLFPVEISLGILPQDVDGVRQVAASVRDMTEELAIAKRVSDSENRFRGLVTNIPGAVYRTRIGDTWLMEYVSDNIGDITGYPASDFIENSQRSFASLIIEADRELVSEAINRGVAERRGFEVQYRIQHRDGSEHWVHEKGKAIYDDAGQPLWFDGSINDVTSSKLAQQKIAQSQRQLETITESIPSTVYQLRWISNKERKFTFLSSACITTLGFHRDQAIHNFNLVANCIVEKERPHIIQLLSGQSSEGLKWIEEFRYNHPTGDVRWLQAGAHGSYQEDGSLLWNGYLMDVTERKQLDRELANREAHFRALFDHAGIGIVNIDDRGVIIDCNEQFSQYMQLSVADLKGTSFFDCQHPEGRADAKALLRERVEKGGDSISGEIRLVNRSGELMWMDITVTWLQDKQGNINSAVLSMANITSLKAISEELREAKDVADAASKAKSDFLANMSHEIRTPMNAIIGMSQLCLQTELDQKQQNYIQKIDRASKSLLGIINDILDFSKIEAGKLDIESIPFQLDTMLEDLSDMFSVKAADKQLELLFAVAPNIPRHLEGDPLRLSQVLINLMNNAIKFTEQGEVLLSISQLERVEDDIVLRFSVRDNGIGLTEEQRSKLFKSFSQADTSTTRKYGGTGLGLAICKQLVELMGGEIGVESQFGNGSTFFFSVRFKVADSQLLKAEQELEGMKILVADDNATARDILRTTLESMGFEVDTVRSGAEAISRCEQVHYPMALIDWRMPEMDGLETSEKILNQIENPPKLLIVSAHANAEFIDKIESSGISGYITKPISASRLLDGIMLSLGKNGAMPVRRRGVDISKEVLSQLKGKRILLVEDNEMNQEVATEFLEQVGVILSIAENGQIALEKLAMQSFDLVLMDCQMPVMDGYQTTEALRKNPQFESLPVIAMTANAMAGDKEMCLRSGMNDHIAKPIEVSLLYKTLIEYLGDGSQAISDKDIAANVHEESMLFWPQHEAIDIDKGLQLVQSSVRLYRRIFERFYSGQMHVAEEIDLALSQGRVDDAIRYAHTLKGVSGNLCSPKLVELAKEIEAKLVTSEKADISAELATLSELVTSICEAISEWISHQQQDAPDDAASDKPLMSDSELSQAIRELLDMLEDADSSAVDKMNQIKEGIPAAMWQKISPAVAMVNGYQFDEAAELIEEYFAHDQ, from the coding sequence ATGGATATGAGCAGACTTCGTACTTTTCGTAGCAGGATTTTATCGCATATCGCTCTACCGTTAATTGCGATCATGGCTATCGTTTTCAGTATCAATGCTTGGTTCAATTATCAGGCTGAAGAAAAATATATTTATGATGACTTGGCCAAGCAAGCCGACAATGCTGCTCGTAGAATGCAGTTTTTTTTGTCGACGGCCGCAAAAGATACTAAAGCCATCGCTGATCTGCTTAGTGACATCGACAATGAGCAGCTGTTCGGTGACGATCAAAAACTACGTCAATTACTTACCCGTCGTTTAGCGCTTCATCCTGATTTCTACGGCAGTGCCATCGCCTTTCAAAAAAACAAAGTACAGGGGCGAAACCTGTATGCTCCCTACGTTTATCGTGAGAAAGAAAATATCAATGTCCTAGATATTGGTGTCGATGGTTATGACTATACCGATGGGAAATGGGATTGGTGGAGTAAGGCGATAGATAACATTAATGGCTATTGGTCTGCCCCTTATTTTGATGAGGGAGCGGGCAATATTTTGATGATCACTTATTCTTACCCCTTTGGTTCCGCATTGCCCTATGACGGGGTGCTGACGGTTGACTTGGCCTTAGATGTTATTCCACAAATGACGGGTATCCCTCCTGAGCGGATTGTGATTATCGATGATAGTGGCAGATTAATTTTTCACGAGAATCAAAGCCTTCTGTTGGCACAAGGGACTGAGGCCTGGTTGGCCAAGTCAAATGATAATCAACTGTTTGTCGACCTATTTAATGCTGGTAAAGAGGGGAGTAGCTTGCTCCTAGATAGTGAAGGTAATACTTTTCTTGCCAGTGTAGGTGTGGTGCCGACACTCGGTTGGCGAGTGATTATCATGACCCCAGAAGATCAACTTTATAACCAGTTTTTCAGTGGTTCCTCCTCATTGACACTGAATCTGCTACTGATAGTCATAGTGCTGTTACTGACAAGCTATTTTACCGCCCGTCGTCTAACACGGCCAATTGAAGAGTTAGAAGAGGGGATCGTCGCATTCGCCGCCGGGAGCGCCAAGCGGATAGAAAAACCGGGTGGCGCAGTAAGTGAAATCGTGACCCTGACCAATAAGTTTAATGATATGGCGGGGGTGTTAGAGGAGCGAGAGCAGGCGCTATTAGACTCTCGCGGCAATCGTTTTGCTAAGTTGATTGACGGTATGAGCGATAAATCTTTTTATTGTTCATTAGAACCCGATGGGCAGATTGCTCAGGTCAGCGCTGGAGTTGAAAAGGTGTTGGGGGTGACTCCTGATCTGTTGAAACGAAAGTATCAACGAATGTTCTCTGATAACCCTTTAAATGAGCAAAATTGGGAGTATATGGACAGGGCGTTAAAGGGGGAAAGTGTGCCGCCTCATCAAGTCGAGATGCTTGATGCCCGTGGTAAGTTGCGTCAGCTCGATCTGTTTATGCAGCCACTGGTTTCCGATAGCCAAGAGCTACTGTCGGTTGAGATGTTATTTAATGATGTGACTGAACAGTTTTCTGCCGCGGCATGGTCTAATGCCGTACTCGAATCAGCGCCTGAGGCGATGTTGATCGTCGATGAAAGGGGTCAGATTGTTTTCACTAATACTCGCTGTCAAACCTTGTTTGGCTATGATGAACAGCAGATGTTATCTATGTCTGTCGATAAGTTAGTACCAGAATATGCCCGCGATAAGCACCCAGAATTTAGGAGTAAGTTTGTTGCCTCTGGACAGGATAGGAAGATGGGACTCGGTGCTGGTGCTGAGCTTATGGGACTTAAGGCCGATGGAAGTCTATTTCCTGTTGAAATCAGCCTTGGAATATTGCCGCAAGATGTTGATGGTGTTAGGCAAGTTGCCGCATCTGTGCGGGACATGACAGAAGAGTTGGCGATCGCCAAGCGTGTTAGTGATAGTGAAAACCGTTTTAGAGGTCTAGTTACCAATATTCCTGGCGCGGTATATCGAACGCGCATAGGCGATACTTGGTTGATGGAATATGTCAGCGACAACATAGGTGATATTACAGGCTATCCCGCCAGTGATTTTATCGAAAACAGTCAACGTAGTTTTGCCAGTTTGATTATTGAGGCCGATCGTGAATTAGTCAGTGAGGCGATCAACCGTGGTGTCGCTGAGCGCCGCGGATTTGAGGTGCAGTATCGTATTCAACACAGAGACGGTAGCGAACATTGGGTGCACGAAAAAGGTAAGGCGATCTACGATGATGCCGGTCAACCTTTATGGTTTGATGGCAGTATTAATGACGTCACCAGCAGTAAACTGGCCCAGCAGAAGATTGCTCAATCTCAGCGCCAACTGGAAACCATTACCGAATCAATACCTAGTACTGTGTATCAATTACGTTGGATATCCAATAAGGAACGTAAATTTACCTTCCTATCCAGTGCATGCATCACCACCTTAGGTTTCCATCGAGACCAAGCCATCCATAACTTTAACCTTGTTGCTAATTGCATCGTTGAAAAGGAACGGCCGCATATTATCCAATTGCTGTCGGGTCAAAGTAGTGAAGGATTAAAATGGATAGAGGAGTTTAGATATAACCATCCAACAGGAGATGTTCGCTGGTTGCAAGCGGGGGCTCATGGCAGTTATCAGGAGGATGGTAGCCTACTATGGAATGGTTACCTCATGGATGTTACAGAGCGTAAACAGTTAGATAGGGAGCTTGCGAACCGAGAAGCTCATTTTAGAGCCCTGTTTGATCATGCGGGTATCGGCATTGTTAATATTGACGACCGCGGAGTCATTATCGATTGTAACGAGCAGTTTAGCCAATATATGCAGTTATCTGTAGCCGATCTCAAGGGGACCTCATTCTTTGATTGCCAACATCCCGAAGGCCGTGCTGATGCTAAGGCGCTATTACGTGAGAGAGTCGAAAAGGGCGGTGACAGCATTTCTGGCGAAATAAGATTAGTCAATCGCAGTGGTGAATTGATGTGGATGGATATCACAGTCACTTGGCTGCAAGACAAACAAGGCAATATCAATTCAGCCGTCTTGTCCATGGCGAATATCACCTCGCTGAAAGCGATATCTGAGGAGTTAAGAGAGGCTAAAGATGTTGCCGATGCGGCTAGTAAGGCTAAGAGTGATTTTCTGGCCAATATGTCCCATGAGATCCGCACCCCCATGAACGCCATCATCGGCATGTCTCAGTTATGTTTGCAGACCGAGTTGGATCAGAAACAGCAAAATTACATACAGAAGATTGATCGCGCATCTAAATCATTGCTGGGGATCATCAATGATATTTTGGATTTCTCTAAGATTGAGGCGGGTAAGTTAGATATCGAATCGATACCGTTTCAACTCGATACCATGCTTGAAGATCTTAGCGATATGTTCTCAGTAAAAGCCGCCGATAAACAGCTGGAGCTGTTGTTTGCAGTCGCGCCCAATATCCCAAGGCATCTCGAAGGTGATCCGTTGCGCTTGAGTCAGGTGCTGATCAACCTAATGAACAACGCGATTAAGTTCACCGAACAGGGCGAAGTCTTGCTGTCGATTAGTCAGCTAGAGCGAGTCGAAGACGATATCGTGTTGCGATTTAGTGTTCGCGACAATGGCATCGGTTTGACCGAAGAGCAACGTAGTAAATTGTTTAAGTCATTCAGTCAGGCCGATACCTCGACGACCCGTAAGTACGGTGGCACCGGATTAGGGTTGGCCATTTGCAAACAATTGGTCGAGTTGATGGGCGGTGAAATTGGGGTCGAAAGCCAATTTGGTAATGGCAGCACCTTCTTCTTTTCGGTGCGCTTTAAAGTCGCCGACAGTCAACTGTTAAAGGCTGAGCAAGAGCTAGAAGGGATGAAGATCTTGGTGGCCGATGACAATGCGACAGCGCGCGATATTTTACGTACTACCTTAGAAAGCATGGGCTTTGAGGTGGATACGGTGCGAAGTGGTGCCGAAGCCATCTCTCGCTGTGAGCAGGTGCATTACCCCATGGCGTTGATTGATTGGCGTATGCCAGAAATGGATGGTTTAGAGACATCGGAAAAGATCTTAAATCAGATCGAGAATCCACCTAAATTATTGATCGTCTCAGCTCATGCCAATGCCGAGTTTATCGATAAGATAGAGAGCAGTGGGATATCTGGATATATCACTAAACCTATCAGTGCCTCACGTTTACTCGATGGCATCATGTTGTCTTTGGGCAAGAATGGTGCCATGCCTGTGCGCCGCAGAGGTGTCGATATCAGTAAAGAGGTGCTTTCACAACTTAAGGGTAAGCGTATCTTATTAGTCGAAGACAATGAGATGAATCAGGAGGTCGCGACCGAGTTTCTGGAGCAGGTTGGGGTGATATTATCGATTGCCGAAAATGGCCAAATTGCGCTAGAGAAACTGGCCATGCAGAGTTTTGACTTGGTGTTAATGGATTGCCAGATGCCGGTTATGGATGGTTACCAAACAACAGAAGCACTGCGTAAAAATCCCCAGTTTGAATCCCTTCCTGTGATCGCCATGACAGCTAATGCTATGGCGGGTGACAAAGAGATGTGTTTGCGCTCAGGGATGAATGACCATATTGCTAAGCCAATAGAGGTTTCCCTGCTCTATAAGACCTTAATTGAGTATTTAGGTGATGGCTCGCAGGCGATTAGTGATAAGGATATTGCAGCGAATGTCCATGAGGAGTCTATGCTGTTTTGGCCGCAGCACGAAGCCATAGATATCGACAAGGGACTGCAGTTAGTCCAAAGCTCAGTAAGGCTGTACCGGAGAATATTTGAGCGTTTCTATTCTGGTCAGATGCATGTTGCCGAAGAGATAGACTTAGCCTTAAGTCAGGGACGCGTCGATGACGCTATTCGTTACGCCCATACTCTTAAGGGCGTGTCAGGGAATCTTTGCAGTCCCAAATTGGTCGAACTGGCGAAAGAGATCGAAGCCAAGCTGGTGACTTCGGAGAAAGCTGATATTTCTGCTGAGCTAGCGACTTTGTCTGAGCTAGTTACATCGATATGTGAAGCCATCTCTGAGTGGATATCGCATCAGCAACAAGATGCGCCCGATGATGCCGCATCAGACAAACCGTTGATGTCAGATAGTGAGTTAAGTCAAGCGATTCGGGAGCTGCTCGATATGCTAGAAGATGCTGACTCTAGTGCTGTAGATAAGATGAATCAGATTAAAGAGGGGATCCCCGCTGCAATGTGGCAAAAAATCAGTCCGGCGGTCGCTATGGTCAATGGCTACCAATTCGATGAGGCCGCGGAGTTGATTGAAGAGTACTTCGCCCACGATCAATAA